The following nucleotide sequence is from Coffea eugenioides isolate CCC68of chromosome 10, Ceug_1.0, whole genome shotgun sequence.
cctcTAAATGGTGGACGCAACCAATTGTGCGTCATCTTAGCAAAGCCAGACGCAGAGTGGGTTGATTCTTCTTAATATATATACTTGCATAGAGGGCAGTTTCCGTTGTCTTTCTTCGTTGACGTGTACTACTAGTTTTATGTTCTGCCTGCGTTAATTTTAGGTGCAAATGCATATTGAATAATAGAGAATATATGTAGTGATTGACTTGCTAGAAGGGAAGGAAGCTGTGTATTGACTTGATAAATTGCGGATGCACTCTTATAGTATCAATAGTTGTTATTCATTTAGACCTGATAGCTCATGGATGCAGTGAACGACAGAGAGAGCGAGATTGCACTGGTGGGCTCTAGCGCCTCAAATCATCATCATAATAGCTGGATTGAcatctcatcatcatcatcatcatcatcttcgacCCCAACATGGACCTACGACGTCTTTCTAAGTTTCAGAGGCGAAGATACTCGCAGAACTTTTGTCGCCCATCTCTTCCGAGCTCTTTGCAGCAAAGGCATCTATACTTACAAAGATGATCAGAGATTGGAGAAGGGCAAGTCGATTTCACCCGAACTCTTGCAAGCAATCCAAGAATCGTTGTTTTCAATCGTAATATTCTCCAAGGGCTACGCATCCTCGACGTGGTGCTTGGAGGAACTTGTAAAGATCACCGAATGTCACGAGACCATTGGACAATCTGTGTTGCCAATATTCTACGACGTCGATCCGTCGGACGTACGCAAGCACAGGAATAGCTTCGCCGATGCTTTTGCCAAACACGACAGAGACCATAGCCCGGAGAAGGTGCAGAAGTGGAAGGAAGCTTTGTCTCAGGCAGCCGGCATATCAGGCTGGCACTCTTGTAATTTCGCAGATGAGTAAGTACTACCAGCTAGCTTCATGGTTGCCCACTTGCCCACTTGCCCACTTGCCTTGCCTGGCTAGCACGTGCGTAACATgttgtattattattattattttttaattacacACGTTATACTAAAAAGACTTATAATTTACTTAGTTGACATAATAAATTGATTAACATGATAAACCAATATTTTGGGAACCAAAacattttcttctgttttttagcaaaggaaaaaaaaaaaaaaggctctgGGAAGCCTTACTAACACAACGCAACGTTCTATCTTTGGATATATATTTAATTGATCAATGCATATATAGGAAGTGACAAACAAAGAAGTGTAACGCAAATCATTATATTTAAACCTCGTTTAGCAAGTGAGTTTTGTTTgtgtttatttaaaatttttttctacaactttactgtagaagttgtagaaaaaaattttcaagtgtgtaaatttttgaatattttaaagtacatgatttaaaattttgagaagttttttgaggttactgtaactaaagttattaaaaaattgtAACAgacaaatttggtaaaaaccttgcttgccaaacaaggccATAAGTATGCGATAAGTTTAAATACTTATCATTACAAGAGAGAGTCGTGGTAGTAAATAAACTTCTTTATCATCAAGAACAGGAACTCATCAACTGGGagcaaattatatatttttacaaGTATTAGAGAAACAAATACTACTTAATTACCTACCTATTGAGATGAAGAGTTAAGCTATATTATGTATTTGGccagtttttgttttgtttttttgaatAAGCTCAACTCCTCAAAGCTGTATTGAGGTCGTACAGGTTTCCCTTACTTTCTGCTTTCAGCTTGTTATagattgaaaaatattttgtaGTGAAGGACAGTTCTCAGACCTACAAAATCATTTTGCTATGCATTAACTTGGATGTTAGTGTTACTTAACGGTCGCTTCGATGGTGTGATATCCACCATATATATTGTGATTGTATAAGACTAATAGCACGTTTGTTTGCAGTAATAACTAATACTTACTCAAGTCGTATTACTAATTAATGTCGTGCTTGGACATTTTGATGGATCAATCAACAGCGATGAGTTCATCGAGAAATTTGTTCAAGACCTGCATAGTCAGTTGCACCAGTTTGAACTACCTCCTGGCGAACATAATCTGGTGGGAGTAGGATCTCATATGGAGGAAGTCATTTCGTTGATGGATTTGAGAAGTCCCGAAGTCCGCATAGTGGGACTCCACGGGAAGGTGGGAATAGGCAAGACAACTGTTGCCAGAGCCCTTTTTGACAGATTATCTGATAAGTATGAAGCTGCTTGTTTTCTGGATGATGTTGGCCAAATTTCCCAGAAACACGAAGTGGATTATTTACAAGAAATCCTACTCTCCGAGATGCTCAAGCTAAGAAACGTCAAGATAAGAAGCACGAGCGAAGGGCTGAGTATGATGGCACGCCGGTTTCGACACCTGAGGACCCTAATCGTTCTTGATGCTGTGGACCATGCAATCCAGTTGGAGGCCTTGGCAGGAAAACGCAACTGGTTTGGTGGCGGGAGTAGAATTGTCATAACAGCAAGAGATGGAAAGTTGCTGTCTAAATATGGAGCTGATGGTACGTATAAGGTGTACGGATTGTCCTACAACCAAGCTAAACAGCTCTTCAGTCTCCACGCATTTGGGAGCAGGACTCCTGGAGCTTTCAGAAAGCACTTGGTTGGTCCAATTTGTAGTATTTGCAGGCTTCCCTCGTCTATTAAAGCCTGGGCTTCTTTGGTCCGCGGTCGAGATATAGCCTGGAGGGAGGTTTTTGCAACGTTCAAACCAATTGGTTTCATTTTGTACGGTTGTTTCGTCGCTGCCCAACTGATAGGGTTCATTACTGTTGCCACAATAGTCGCCAAGGGGTTCGCTAGCGGACCTGATTTTAGCGACTTTCCTGGATTTCCACCATTTCCTAAGAATCCCTAAGGCGATTGCAGGAGCTCCCTAGTTTCCACCATTACCTTTCAAACTGAACTGCGCAACTCTTATGTAACATATTTTTTACTGAACAACTTAGGTTACTTTCAACAAATTCAACAACTTAAGTTTCAAGTTCAGCAGTAGCAAGAATGTCCGTTTTCTGAAACTCATTGTTTTGTCGCTCTCTATCTGAATGACTACCACCGCCCCGCGCCCCGGgggaagagaagaaaagaaaagagaaacaagAGTTTGGAATAGGTAATTCTGCAGAGAACTGTTTTTAAACTATCCACTGAACTCCAACATCATTTTGTGCACATTATCCACTAAATACCAAGACGATCATCTGTCCATAGACATGCGTCAAGAATTCATGATATGCCGTTCAAGAAAAGGCAGGCAATTCAATCAAGTTAAATAACTTATCCACAATGctattatataatattttccaaaaaaaaataaatttgaattgattCACAAGTTACTGAGATTTGCAATGACCTGGACCAATGCCAA
It contains:
- the LOC113750719 gene encoding TMV resistance protein N-like; the protein is MDAVNDRESEIALVGSSASNHHHNSWIDISSSSSSSSSTPTWTYDVFLSFRGEDTRRTFVAHLFRALCSKGIYTYKDDQRLEKGKSISPELLQAIQESLFSIVIFSKGYASSTWCLEELVKITECHETIGQSVLPIFYDVDPSDVRKHRNSFADAFAKHDRDHSPEKVQKWKEALSQAAGISGWHSCNFADDDEFIEKFVQDLHSQLHQFELPPGEHNLVGVGSHMEEVISLMDLRSPEVRIVGLHGKVGIGKTTVARALFDRLSDKYEAACFLDDVGQISQKHEVDYLQEILLSEMLKLRNVKIRSTSEGLSMMARRFRHLRTLIVLDAVDHAIQLEALAGKRNWFGGGSRIVITARDGKLLSKYGADGTYKVYGLSYNQAKQLFSLHAFGSRTPGAFRKHLVGPICSICRLPSSIKAWASLVRGRDIAWREVFATFKPIGFILYGCFVAAQLIGFITVATIVAKGFASGPDFSDFPGFPPFPKNP